From the genome of Streptomyces xanthophaeus:
GGTCGTTGTCGGGTGCGCCGGCGGCTTCCAGTTCGGCGTCGACGACGGCCTGGAGGGAGCGGGGCGCGCCGAGGCCGCCGAGGCCCTCGGGGTAGTGGACCCAGGCGAGTCCGGCGTCGAAGCGGGCGCGCAGGAACGCGGCGCGGTCGGTGTCGGCGGGCGGGTGGGCGCGGAGCAGGTCCCGTACGCGCGCCACCAGTTCCTCGGTGGTGGTCATCGCGGGTCTCCTCCGTCCAGGGCCGGTACGACGACCAGCCGGCCGGTGGTGGTGCCGTCGGCGAGGCGCTGTACGGCGTCGGCGACGGCGGCCAGCGGGATGCGTTCGCTGATCAGTGGTCTGATGGCGCCTTCGGCGGCGAGCCGGGTGAGTTCGGTGTGGCAGGCGGTGATGGCGGCGGGGTCCTTGGTGGCGTACAGGCCCCAGTGCAGGCCGAGTACGGCGTAGTTCTTGACGAGGGCGTGGTTGAGGGCGGGCGCGGGGATGGTGCCGCTCGCGAAGCCGACGACGACGATGCGGCCCTCGAAGGCCACGCACTTGGCGGAGGCGGTGTACGAGTCGCCGCCGACCGGGTCGTAGACCACGTCGGCGCCGCGCCCGCCGGTGAACTCCTTCACCCGGGTGACGACGTCCTCGGCCGTACGGTCGATCACCAGGTCACAGCCGAGTTCCTCGGCGGTGCGCGCCTTGGCCTTGCCTCCGACGACACCGATGACGGTGGCCCCGGCGGCCTTGCCGAGCTGGACGGCGGCGCTGCCGACACCGCCGGCGGCGGCGTGCACGAGCAGGGTCTCGCCCGGCTGGAGGCGTGCCCGGCGGTGCAGGCCGAACCAGCCGGTCTGGTAGCCGATGTGCAGGGCCGCGGCCTCGGCGTCGTCCAGGCTGTCGGGGGCCGGGAGCAGAGCCCGCCCGGACGCGACCACGTACTCGGCGAAGCCACCGTGGGGCAGGCTCGGGGTGGCGATGACGCGGCGGCCGTCGTCGGTGAGGCCGCAGATCTCGACACCGGGGGTGAAGGGCAGCGGCGGGCGGATCTGGTACTGGCCGCGGACGAGCAGCGCGTCGGGGAAGTTGAGGTTCGCCGCGAGGACCCGCAGCCGCACCTCGCCCTCGCCGGGTACCGGTTCGGGAATCTCTTCGAGGCGAAGGGCCTCTCGGGGTTCGCCGGGGGTATGTACTCGCCATGCCTGCATCCGGGGCCTCCAGCCGCCGTCGAGGAACCACGCTCCGCGGGCATACTAAGCAGTCGCTTGCCTCTCTGGGAACCACCGGTCAGGGGGGAGAACCCTCCGGAACGAATCGACACGCGTCATTCAGGCCACACCCGCACCAAGATCGGGCAACATGTGGCGTGCACGTGTCATGACTCAACGGGGAACAGCACCTGTCCAGGGGGGACAACCACATGAGAAGAAGCATGTCCGCGGCCGGAGCCGCCATCGTTCTGGCGGGCCTGATCACCGCGGCCGGACCGGCCGCGGCGGCAGGCACGGCGGCCCCCTGCACCCCGGGGATCGAGATCCTCCCGGGGCTGCCGGGATCGACGGGCTCCACCGCGGTGGGCTTCGGCAGCGGCGGCATCGTGGTCGGCGACAGTGCCGGTCTGCCCGTCTACTGGACCGGCGCGGAGCACACGATCCACGCCGTCCCGCTGCCCGCCGGCTTCGACCGGGGCAGCGTCAAGGCGGTCAGCGCCAAGGGCCTGATGGTGGGCACGGCCACCCGCACCTCGGACCAGGCCATGGTCGCCTTCACCCACCAGCGGGGCTCCACTGCCTCCGAGCCGCTCACCGCGCCGGGCAAGGAGGGCCGCTTCGCCGATGTCGACGTCAACGAGTCGGGGCGGGTCGTCTTCGCCGACGGGGGCGTCGCCAAGGAGTGGGTGAACGGGAAGGTCGTGCGCGAACTGCCGGTCCCGGCCGACGCGATCGCCGGCAGCACGGTCACTTCGCTGAACGGCATCAACAAGCGCGGTGACATCGTCGGCACGGTCTCCGGCTCCTACTTCGACGCCGAGAACGACATCATGGTCACCAAGACCTTCCCGGTGGTCTGGCCGGCCGGGGGCGGCTACCCGCCCTACAGCCTCCAGGTGTGGAACGGCTACCACTCCTCGTTCGTGACGGCCGGCCGGGACATCGACGACCGCGGCCGGGTGGTGGGCCTGGAGGACTACTACTACCGCAACGACCCGAAGCTGACCCCGGCCGTCTGGAAGAAGCCGTACGACGCCCTGCCCGCCGACCCGGGCCGGGCCAAGGGCTACCACGACCTGGAGTTCAACGGCAGCAGCCCGACCACGAACGTGGCCGTCGGCACGGCCACCAACTTCGAGGAGAGCTGGCCCAGTTCCTTCCAGGCCGTCTACTGGCCCGGCAAGGGGGAGCCGCTGGTGCTGCCCTTCCCCGCCGGGACCCCGGGCGTGCCGCTGAGCCGGGCCTTCGCGGCCACCGACGACGACCGCGTCGGCGGCATGATCACCGACCGGGAGACGCGGGAGAGCAAGGCCGTGGTCTGGACCTGCGCGAGCAAGCAGGCGTACGCCCCGAAGGGCTGACCGCCCGGGGCCGCGGACCCCGGTCCCGGGCAGATCCTGTCCGGGGGATGGTCATCTCGTCGCCCGCGCGCTATCGATGCCCCATGACGGACGAGATCCGGCGCGGGCTGCCCGCGCCACCGGCGCTCGGCGCCGCCGCCCTGCCCCCCGGGACCTACGCGGGGCAGGTGGTCCTCGTGACCGGCGGCGGCACCGGGCTGGGCAAGGCCATCGCCGCCGAGTTCGCCCGGCTCGGCGCCGATCTGGTGATCGCGAGCCGGCGCGCCGAGCAGCTCAAGGCGGCGCGGGAGGAGCTGGCGGCCGTCCCCGGCGCGGGCCGGGTGACGGCCGCCGTCTGCGACATCAGGGATCCCGGGCGGGTCGCCGAGGTCTTCGACGCCGCGCAGGCGGCCTTCGGCCTGCCGGACGTGCTGGTCAACAACGCGGCGGCGAACTTCCCCTCCCCCGCGGAGGACCTCTCGCCGAACGCCTGGCGGGCGGTCGTCGACATCACGCTGACGGGCACCTGGCTGATGACCCGCGAGTTCGGCCGCCGCCACCTCACCGCGGGCACCGGCGGCTCGATCGTGAACATCGGCGCCTCGTACGCCTGGACGGGCGGGCCGGGCTTCGCCCACAGCGCCGCGGCCAAGGCCGGGGTGAAGAGCCTGGTGGAGACCCTCGCCGTCGAGTGGGGCCCGTACGGCATCCAGATCAACGGGCTCGTCCCCGGGCTGTTCCCGCACGCCGACATGACCGAGGACATCCGGGGCGGCCTGGAGCGGGCGGCGCCCGGCGCGAAGGACGCCCGGCAGCCCGCCCTGCGGGTCGGCGAGCCGCGCGAACTGGGCTGGGCCGCCACCTTCCTGGCCTCGCCGTACGCCCGGTTCATCACCGGGCACACGCTGGTGGTCGACGGCGCCAACTGGCAGCGCCGGTCGGTGGTCAGCCCCGAGGTGGTCCCGGTCCGCACGCAGCTGGGCCGCGGCCCCTTCACCCCCTCCCCCTGAACACCGGTTGTCGGTGGGTGGTGCGAGGATCGGAGCATGTCTCTCGCCGATCTGACCCTTGACCGCTGGCGCTCACTCGGGCCGGCCGCCGCCGAACGCCTCGCCCACGAGGCCGCCGGACAGGTGGGCGGCCGGGTGGTGCTGTTCGACGCCGTCGGACACCTGGGCGGGCCGTTGCACCGCGTGCGCATCGAGCGCGAAGGGCGGGAGTTCGCCCTCGTACCGGGTGGCACGGTGCGGCTGGGGTTCGACCTGGACGTCTGGGAGCCGACGCCCGCACAGGCCGCCGACTTCGCGGCCAGCGTGGACGAGGGGTACGGGTACGGGCACGAGGACCTCAAGGCCTATCTCGCCGACGTGCTCAGCCCGCCGCGCACCGCGACGCTGGCCACCGTGTTCATGGCCGTGGAGGACGAGGCCCTGACCGAGCCGGCGGCCGGCATGCCGGCCGCCCTCGCGGCGCACGGGCTGCGGATACCCGGCGCCGACGAGTGGGAGCACGCGTGCGGCGCCGGGGCGGGCACCCTGTTCCGGTGGGGGAACGAATGCCCCCTGGACGAGCCGCCGTACGGGAGCGGCTCCGGCCTGCGGCACGAGCCGAACGCCTTCGGGCTGCACATCGCCTACGACAGCTACGGCACGGAGCTGAGCGGCGACCCGGCAGCGGTGCACGGCGGTGACGGCGGGGAGGCCGTCTGCGGCGGGTACGGAGATCTGCTCGGCTGGCTGCCGCTGGCCACGGCCAACCGCAACCCGTACGCGGCCGAGTTCACGTACGGCCCGGACGGCGAGGGCATGTACGAGGAGTTCTCGACCCGGCCGGTGCTCAGCCTCCGCTGAAGCGCGCAGGCCTGCGGGCCGCCTTG
Proteins encoded in this window:
- a CDS encoding SDR family oxidoreductase; translated protein: MTDEIRRGLPAPPALGAAALPPGTYAGQVVLVTGGGTGLGKAIAAEFARLGADLVIASRRAEQLKAAREELAAVPGAGRVTAAVCDIRDPGRVAEVFDAAQAAFGLPDVLVNNAAANFPSPAEDLSPNAWRAVVDITLTGTWLMTREFGRRHLTAGTGGSIVNIGASYAWTGGPGFAHSAAAKAGVKSLVETLAVEWGPYGIQINGLVPGLFPHADMTEDIRGGLERAAPGAKDARQPALRVGEPRELGWAATFLASPYARFITGHTLVVDGANWQRRSVVSPEVVPVRTQLGRGPFTPSP
- a CDS encoding NADPH:quinone oxidoreductase family protein, translating into MQAWRVHTPGEPREALRLEEIPEPVPGEGEVRLRVLAANLNFPDALLVRGQYQIRPPLPFTPGVEICGLTDDGRRVIATPSLPHGGFAEYVVASGRALLPAPDSLDDAEAAALHIGYQTGWFGLHRRARLQPGETLLVHAAAGGVGSAAVQLGKAAGATVIGVVGGKAKARTAEELGCDLVIDRTAEDVVTRVKEFTGGRGADVVYDPVGGDSYTASAKCVAFEGRIVVVGFASGTIPAPALNHALVKNYAVLGLHWGLYATKDPAAITACHTELTRLAAEGAIRPLISERIPLAAVADAVQRLADGTTTGRLVVVPALDGGDPR